In one Desulfoferula mesophila genomic region, the following are encoded:
- a CDS encoding HdeD family acid-resistance protein translates to MSAQSPNGLVSGLSQGLAEVKQHRGSLLIAGIISLFLGSLAILAPLVATMAVVWIIGAVILAQGIIQLIHCFKSAHWSAFAWNLLWAVVYVIAGGLILARPLLGAVTLTLLLGVFFLFEGAVKVGLAMKIKPASRWGWVLFSGAMGLLLGIIILAGWPGDTALGILGLLLGIDLIFGGWSMIMLASAAK, encoded by the coding sequence ATGAGCGCGCAGTCGCCAAACGGATTGGTAAGCGGGTTGAGCCAGGGCCTGGCTGAAGTAAAGCAACACCGCGGCAGCTTGTTGATCGCGGGGATAATCTCCCTGTTCTTGGGCAGCTTGGCCATCCTGGCCCCGCTGGTCGCCACCATGGCGGTGGTATGGATAATCGGCGCGGTGATCCTGGCCCAGGGCATCATCCAGTTGATCCACTGCTTCAAGTCGGCCCACTGGAGCGCCTTTGCCTGGAACCTATTGTGGGCCGTGGTCTACGTCATCGCCGGCGGCCTCATCCTGGCCCGCCCCTTGTTGGGAGCGGTCACCCTGACCCTGCTCTTGGGCGTCTTCTTCCTGTTTGAAGGAGCGGTCAAGGTGGGTCTGGCCATGAAGATCAAGCCCGCTTCCCGCTGGGGCTGGGTCCTGTTTTCCGGGGCCATGGGCCTGCTGTTGGGGATCATCATCCTGGCCGGCTGGCCGGGCGACACCGCCCTGGGCATCCTGGGCCTGCTGTTGGGCATCGACCTCATCTTCGGCGGCTGGTCCATGATCATGCTGGCCTCGGCGGCCAAGTAG
- a CDS encoding branched-chain amino acid ABC transporter permease: MGFGDQLMQYVVSGLTTGAVYALVALGFCLIYNATRVVNFAQGDFLSLGGLMAYSLFVGAGLPMVLAFPLAVVAVALVGALMERLTIRPARSRQVLVLIFITIAASILMRGIFKHLWGKQALALPPLSPEVPLRLLGATLTPQNLWVLGITLVAIVALVWFFGRTLTGKAMRATAINPTAAALMGIDSHRMTMYSFALAGALGALAGVLITPITSLSYNVGVIIGLKGFAAAVLGGYGSFLGAVVGGLVLGLVESLTAGLISSVYKDAVAFVVLLLVLFLRPGGLLGVGGKERV; the protein is encoded by the coding sequence GTGGGTTTCGGCGACCAACTAATGCAGTACGTGGTCAGCGGGCTGACCACCGGGGCGGTTTACGCCTTGGTGGCCCTGGGCTTTTGTCTGATCTACAACGCCACCCGGGTGGTGAACTTCGCCCAGGGCGATTTCCTTTCCCTGGGCGGGCTCATGGCCTACAGCCTCTTCGTGGGCGCGGGCCTGCCCATGGTCCTGGCCTTCCCCTTGGCCGTGGTGGCCGTGGCCCTGGTGGGGGCGCTCATGGAGCGCCTGACCATCCGCCCGGCCCGCAGCCGTCAGGTGCTGGTGCTCATCTTCATCACCATCGCCGCCTCCATCCTCATGCGCGGCATCTTCAAGCACTTGTGGGGCAAGCAGGCCCTGGCCCTGCCCCCACTGAGCCCCGAGGTTCCCCTGCGCCTGCTGGGAGCCACCCTCACTCCGCAAAACCTGTGGGTGCTGGGCATCACCCTGGTGGCCATCGTGGCCCTGGTGTGGTTCTTCGGGCGCACCCTGACCGGCAAGGCCATGCGGGCCACGGCCATCAACCCCACGGCCGCCGCCCTCATGGGCATCGATTCCCACCGCATGACCATGTATTCCTTTGCCCTGGCCGGCGCCCTGGGGGCCCTGGCCGGGGTGCTCATCACCCCCATCACCAGCCTGTCCTACAACGTGGGAGTGATCATCGGACTCAAGGGCTTCGCCGCCGCGGTGCTGGGGGGCTACGGCAGCTTTTTGGGCGCGGTGGTGGGCGGCCTGGTGCTGGGGCTGGTGGAAAGCCTCACCGCCGGGCTCATCTCCAGCGTGTACAAGGACGCGGTGGCCTTTGTGGTGCTCTTGCTGGTGCTGTTCCTGCGCCCCGGCGGCCTGCTGGGGGTAGGGGGCAAGGAGCGGGTATGA
- a CDS encoding branched-chain amino acid ABC transporter permease, which produces MSASGKHFFGALAALAAGLALLPLAVSNPYYLNVLNVVALNVLVVTGLNLLIGYAGQISLGHAAFFGLGAYISGILSGSYGWEPWLSLLAAALLVALVALVLGLPTLRLEGNYLVMATLGFNLIVSVFMVQLDDITGGPSGYTGIPSLSLFGQPIATDLSFYWLAWGAVILGLILARNLVHSRVGRGLKALHESPLAAAASGVPIEAYKVKVFVISAVYASVAGSLYAHYYGIITPATFDIFKSVELVTMCIVGGMGSLWGGLFGAALLTPLPQLLAVVEEYKDIFFGGILLVLLIFLPQGLVGWLEGKRVRSGGRAF; this is translated from the coding sequence ATGAGCGCCTCGGGCAAGCATTTTTTCGGTGCCCTGGCCGCGCTGGCCGCCGGGCTGGCGCTTTTGCCCCTGGCGGTGAGCAACCCCTATTACCTTAACGTGCTCAACGTGGTGGCCCTCAACGTGCTGGTGGTCACCGGGCTCAACCTGCTCATCGGCTACGCCGGGCAGATCAGCCTGGGCCACGCCGCCTTCTTCGGCCTGGGGGCCTATATCTCGGGCATCCTCTCGGGCTCCTACGGCTGGGAGCCCTGGCTGTCGCTTTTGGCCGCGGCCCTGCTGGTGGCCCTGGTGGCCCTGGTCCTCGGCCTGCCCACTCTGAGGCTGGAGGGCAACTATCTGGTGATGGCCACCCTGGGCTTCAACCTCATCGTCAGCGTGTTCATGGTCCAGCTGGACGATATCACCGGCGGGCCCAGCGGCTACACCGGCATCCCCTCGCTGAGCCTGTTCGGCCAGCCCATCGCCACGGACCTATCCTTCTATTGGCTGGCCTGGGGCGCGGTGATCCTGGGCCTGATCCTGGCCCGCAACCTGGTGCACTCGCGGGTGGGCCGGGGGCTCAAGGCCCTGCACGAATCGCCCCTGGCCGCCGCAGCCTCGGGAGTGCCCATCGAGGCCTACAAGGTCAAGGTGTTCGTCATCAGCGCGGTGTACGCCTCGGTGGCGGGCAGCCTCTACGCCCATTACTACGGCATCATCACCCCGGCCACCTTCGACATCTTCAAGTCGGTGGAGCTGGTGACCATGTGCATCGTGGGAGGCATGGGTTCGCTGTGGGGCGGCCTGTTCGGCGCGGCCCTGCTCACTCCCTTGCCCCAGCTCTTGGCCGTGGTGGAGGAATACAAGGACATCTTCTTCGGCGGTATCCTGCTGGTGTTGCTTATCTTCCTGCCCCAGGGCCTGGTGGGCTGGCTGGAGGGCAAGAGGGTGCGATCCGGGGGGAGGGCCTTCTGA
- a CDS encoding ABC transporter ATP-binding protein encodes MGALLSIKGLTVRFGGVQALSDLDLEAPAGAITALIGPNGAGKTTAINCVSGVVTPDAGRVSLDGREVLGLAGHQLARLGLTRTFQNLQVFGLMNTLENVMVGLHAASRGGFAAAMLRLPLLRREEKAIRERAEEMLAFFGLEKAAAQPAEELSYGDQKRLELARALAGRPRMMLLDEPVAGLNPAETLEIGRLIVKIKEQGIGLVLVEHDMGLVMHVSDQVAVLSGGVLIAQGTPEEIQQDPEVLRTYLGGGEEFGLVA; translated from the coding sequence ATGGGCGCTCTCTTGAGCATAAAGGGCCTGACGGTGCGCTTCGGCGGGGTGCAGGCCCTGAGCGATCTGGACCTGGAGGCCCCGGCCGGGGCCATCACCGCCCTCATCGGCCCCAACGGGGCGGGCAAGACCACGGCCATCAACTGCGTCTCCGGGGTGGTGACCCCGGACGCGGGCCGGGTGAGCCTGGACGGCCGCGAGGTGCTGGGCCTGGCCGGGCACCAGCTGGCCCGCCTGGGGCTGACCCGCACCTTCCAGAACCTGCAGGTCTTCGGCCTGATGAACACCCTGGAAAACGTCATGGTGGGCCTGCACGCGGCCAGCCGGGGCGGTTTTGCCGCGGCCATGCTGCGCCTGCCGTTGCTCCGGCGGGAAGAAAAGGCCATCCGGGAGCGGGCCGAGGAGATGCTGGCCTTCTTTGGCCTGGAAAAGGCGGCGGCCCAGCCCGCCGAGGAGCTTTCCTACGGCGACCAGAAGCGCCTGGAGCTGGCCCGGGCCCTGGCCGGGCGGCCCCGCATGATGCTTTTGGACGAGCCGGTGGCCGGGCTCAACCCGGCCGAGACCCTGGAGATCGGCCGGCTCATCGTCAAGATCAAGGAGCAGGGCATCGGCCTGGTCTTGGTGGAGCACGACATGGGCCTGGTGATGCACGTCTCCGACCAGGTGGCGGTGCTCAGCGGCGGGGTGCTCATCGCCCAGGGCACTCCGGAGGAGATTCAGCAAGACCCCGAGGTGCTGCGCACCTATCTGGGCGGGGGAGAGGAGTTCGGGCTGGTTGCTTAG
- a CDS encoding ABC transporter ATP-binding protein has protein sequence MESISFAYGRQPALREVSLKVQPGEVVSLLGMNGAGKTTLLGVISGMLRPKGGRVTFENRQISGLAPSAVVEAGVVQVPEGRQLFGPLSVRENLELGSYVRLRKRQHKEVARDLERSLALFPVLAQRLEQPAGTLSGGEQQMLAMARGLMARPRLLLLDEPSLGLAPKVAAEILGVVRDLPAQGCSVLLVEQNALGALSVSQRGYIITGGRIRQSGSPQEILADELLREAFLGPRRAFGGVKDKKAEETS, from the coding sequence GTGGAGTCCATATCCTTTGCCTACGGCCGCCAGCCGGCCCTGCGCGAAGTGAGCCTCAAGGTGCAACCCGGCGAGGTGGTGAGCCTGCTGGGCATGAACGGGGCGGGCAAGACCACCCTGCTGGGGGTTATCTCCGGGATGCTACGGCCCAAGGGCGGCCGGGTGACCTTTGAGAACCGCCAGATCAGCGGCCTGGCCCCCTCGGCGGTGGTGGAGGCCGGGGTGGTGCAGGTTCCCGAGGGCCGCCAGCTTTTCGGGCCGCTGAGCGTGCGGGAAAACCTGGAGCTGGGTTCCTACGTGCGCCTGCGCAAGCGCCAGCACAAGGAAGTGGCCCGGGACCTGGAGCGCTCCCTGGCCCTGTTCCCGGTACTGGCCCAGCGCCTGGAGCAGCCCGCCGGCACCCTGAGCGGCGGGGAGCAGCAGATGCTGGCGATGGCTAGGGGGCTCATGGCCCGGCCCCGCCTGCTTCTGTTGGACGAGCCCAGCCTGGGCCTGGCCCCCAAGGTGGCGGCCGAGATCCTGGGGGTGGTGCGCGACCTGCCCGCCCAGGGGTGCTCGGTGCTTTTGGTGGAGCAAAACGCCCTGGGCGCGCTCAGCGTGAGCCAGCGGGGATACATCATCACCGGCGGCCGCATTCGCCAAAGCGGCTCGCCCCAGGAAATTTTGGCCGACGAACTGCTGCGCGAGGCCTTTTTGGGGCCCCGCCGCGCCTTCGGCGGCGTTAAGGATAAAAAAGCCGAGGAAACTTCATGA
- a CDS encoding phenylacetate--CoA ligase family protein, translating into MTFMPNFSSPEELAAHQLKGLQWTVAHAQQGSPFYAQRLQEAGVSAGDIHSLDDLAGLPLTSADDLRAGYPFPLLSVPLEQVVRVHASSGTTGKRKVLSYTQKDLDDWAVMFARCYEMAGLTRLDRVQIMVGYGVWTAGVGFQAGCERFGALALPVGPGNLEMQCQFLVDFGTTVMCSTSSMALLMAEEIKRRGISEQVKLNKLIYGSERTSDAMRQRISEALGAELFDIPGLTELYGPGTGIECRAHEGIHYWADYYILEILDPATLQPVAPGEIGEMVVTTLGKEAAPLIRYRTRDLCRLLPEPCACGNPLPRHDRILGRSDDMIKFRAVNIYPGQIDHVLSQGQGVGSEFQVHLSRGEDGRDYMHIKVERAPEGGAADDAEVAAGIAKGIKAHILVSAKVEVVDYGSLPRSERKSQRIFDRRDD; encoded by the coding sequence ATGACCTTCATGCCCAATTTTTCAAGCCCCGAGGAGCTGGCCGCGCACCAGCTCAAGGGTCTGCAATGGACCGTGGCCCACGCCCAGCAGGGCAGCCCCTTTTACGCCCAGCGCCTGCAGGAGGCCGGGGTCAGCGCCGGGGACATCCATAGCCTGGACGATCTGGCGGGCCTGCCCCTCACCAGCGCCGACGACCTCAGGGCCGGCTACCCCTTCCCCCTGCTGTCCGTTCCCTTGGAGCAGGTGGTCCGGGTGCACGCCTCCAGCGGCACCACCGGCAAGCGCAAGGTGCTCTCCTACACCCAGAAGGACCTGGACGACTGGGCGGTGATGTTCGCCCGCTGCTATGAGATGGCCGGGCTCACCCGTTTGGACCGGGTGCAGATCATGGTGGGCTACGGGGTGTGGACCGCCGGGGTGGGCTTCCAGGCGGGCTGCGAGCGCTTTGGGGCCCTGGCCTTGCCGGTGGGGCCGGGCAACCTGGAGATGCAGTGCCAGTTCCTGGTGGACTTCGGCACCACGGTGATGTGCTCCACCTCCTCCATGGCCCTGCTCATGGCCGAGGAGATCAAGCGCCGGGGCATCAGCGAGCAGGTCAAGCTCAACAAGCTGATCTACGGCAGCGAGCGCACCAGCGACGCCATGCGCCAGCGCATCAGCGAGGCCCTGGGGGCGGAGCTTTTTGACATACCGGGCCTCACCGAGCTCTACGGGCCGGGCACGGGCATCGAGTGCCGGGCCCACGAGGGCATCCACTACTGGGCCGACTACTATATTCTGGAGATCCTGGACCCGGCCACCTTGCAGCCGGTGGCTCCGGGCGAGATCGGCGAGATGGTGGTGACCACCCTGGGCAAGGAGGCCGCGCCCCTTATCCGCTACCGCACCCGCGACCTGTGCCGCTTGCTGCCCGAGCCCTGCGCCTGCGGCAATCCCCTGCCGCGCCACGACCGCATCCTGGGGCGCAGCGACGACATGATCAAGTTCCGGGCGGTGAACATCTACCCGGGCCAGATCGACCACGTGCTCAGCCAGGGCCAAGGGGTGGGCTCGGAGTTCCAGGTGCACCTGAGCCGGGGCGAGGACGGCCGCGACTACATGCACATCAAGGTGGAGCGGGCCCCCGAGGGCGGCGCGGCCGACGACGCGGAAGTGGCCGCCGGCATCGCCAAGGGCATCAAGGCCCACATCCTGGTGAGCGCCAAGGTGGAGGTGGTGGACTACGGCAGCCTGCCGCGCAGCGAACGCAAATCGCAGCGGATCTTCGACCGCCGCGACGATTGA
- a CDS encoding ABC transporter substrate-binding protein, which produces MKRFKLLAAPALCLLLALALAAPAAAADKKEPVKIGAFFALSGPAASIGAPTKLVALMVVDKINKAGGIQGAPIELILADTEGEPTKAVMAFKKFVSVDKVVAAVGPTRTGTGMAVKKQVEAAKIPTVMTVGGDPVIMEGKIGKMDFGTARWVFKSPQRSTIAVKKVLGYLKAHGLTKIALLSASDGFGRDGARWVVKLAPEYGITLVGSEQFNPKDVDMKSQLTKLAAAKPQAVVCWTIGPAAAIVSKNHHALGIKAPLVQCHGVPGPKYIQLAGAAAEGDLMPSTKLMIYQYLPASDPQKKVIDEFVRLYTDVYHYDKQYPINTHSGYAWDAVYLLANAMQKVGTDPAKVRDALEQTKGYVGVSGVYNMSPTDHNGLGEDSMVMIQVKDGKFVPAK; this is translated from the coding sequence ATGAAAAGGTTTAAGCTTTTGGCCGCGCCGGCCCTGTGCCTGCTTCTGGCCCTGGCCCTGGCCGCCCCGGCGGCGGCGGCCGACAAAAAAGAGCCGGTTAAGATCGGGGCCTTTTTCGCCCTGAGCGGTCCGGCGGCCTCCATCGGCGCGCCCACCAAACTGGTGGCCCTGATGGTGGTGGACAAGATCAACAAGGCCGGCGGCATCCAGGGCGCTCCCATCGAGCTGATCCTGGCCGACACCGAGGGCGAGCCCACCAAGGCGGTGATGGCCTTCAAGAAGTTCGTCAGCGTGGACAAGGTGGTGGCGGCGGTGGGCCCCACCCGCACCGGCACCGGCATGGCGGTTAAGAAGCAGGTGGAGGCGGCCAAGATACCCACCGTGATGACCGTGGGCGGCGACCCGGTGATCATGGAAGGCAAGATCGGCAAAATGGACTTCGGCACCGCCCGCTGGGTGTTCAAGTCGCCCCAGCGCTCCACCATCGCGGTCAAGAAGGTGCTGGGCTACCTCAAGGCCCACGGCCTGACCAAGATCGCCCTGTTGAGCGCCAGCGACGGCTTCGGCCGCGACGGGGCCCGCTGGGTGGTCAAGCTGGCTCCCGAATACGGCATCACCCTGGTGGGTTCGGAGCAGTTCAACCCCAAGGACGTGGACATGAAGAGCCAGCTCACCAAGCTGGCCGCCGCCAAGCCCCAGGCCGTGGTCTGCTGGACCATCGGCCCGGCCGCGGCCATCGTCTCCAAGAACCACCACGCCCTGGGCATTAAGGCTCCCCTGGTGCAGTGCCACGGCGTGCCCGGTCCCAAGTACATCCAACTGGCCGGGGCGGCGGCCGAGGGCGACCTGATGCCCTCCACCAAGCTGATGATCTACCAGTACCTGCCGGCCAGCGATCCCCAGAAAAAGGTGATCGACGAGTTCGTGCGCCTGTACACCGACGTCTACCACTACGACAAGCAGTACCCCATCAACACCCACTCCGGCTATGCCTGGGACGCGGTGTATTTGCTGGCCAACGCCATGCAAAAGGTGGGCACCGACCCGGCCAAGGTGCGCGACGCCCTGGAGCAGACCAAGGGCTACGTGGGGGTCAGCGGGGTGTACAACATGAGCCCCACCGACCACAACGGCCTGGGCGAGGACTCCATGGTCATGATTCAGGTCAAGGACGGCAAGTTCGTTCCGGCCAAGTAG